TTCGTCTTGAACGCCGACATCTGCTCTGCGAGGTCCTCCTCGACGTTCGCCTCCTCGCCGTGGTAGCCCGAGCGGTAGCGTTCGAGCCCCTTCTCCAAGATGTCGAGGTACCACATATCGAGCTCCTCTTCGAGGAAGTCGATGTCGTCGCGGGGGTCGTGGCCCTCTGTGGGCTCGCCCTCGATGTCCGTCGTCCCGGAGAAGTCGACGACGTGGACCAGGACGTCGGCCTCGTTGAGGTCGGTCAGGAACTGATTGCCGAGGCCGTTGCCCTCGTGGGCGCCGGGGATGAGCCCCGCGACGTCGACGAGCTTGACCGGGACGAACCGGACGCCGTCGTCGCAGAAGCCGACCGAGGGCGTGCAGGTCTCGTCGAACTCCGGGGCCGCGCAGTCGACGCGGACGTACGCCTCCCCCACGGAGGGATCGATCGTCGTGAAGGGGTACGCGCCCTCGGGCACGTCGTTCATCGTCGCCGCATTGAAGAAGGAGGACTTGCCGACGGAGGGCTTGCCGACGAGTCCGATCTTGTAGCTCATTGGGTCACGACAGCCCCTCGCCAGTCAAAAGGCGTGCTATCTATGCCCGCGCTGTGACGTGATCACATAGCTCAACGCGACCGTGTGGCGATAGCGTGACGGTCGCGCGCGGGTCGCTTCAGCCCCGTCCACCGCGGGGTATTTGCCTGACGCGCACGCACTGGTGGATATGACAGAGACGGGAGACGGGGACGACGCGCCGGCCGCCGGTGCCGACATCGACAGCGAAGGCGACGCTGCCGACCCGGACGCCGACACCTTCGGCGTCGGGATCCACGTCACCGAAACGGAGTTCCAGTTCGTGGTCCACGTGCCCGCCGACATCGATTCTGGGTGGTCCGACCCTGACGCGTTCCAGCGGCTCGTCGAGCGGACCGTCTGGGAGCGATTGGACCGGGAGGCGACGCTCCGGCGGATCGCGAAGGAGGCCGAGACGGGCGAGACGGTCACGCTCGGGCGCGTCTCGCTCCGCCCTGACGGGACCGTGACCGACGTCGACTTCCGGGAGACCGCGGTTCCAGCGTGACCGACGCGCTCGAAGATGTCGTCGACGCGGCGCTCCGACGGGCGCTCGTCGACGGGACCGACGCCCGCCGCTACTTCGCGCTCGCCGGTGCCCTCGACCGTGCGCGCGCCGGCGCGGAGGCGGATTCGCCGCCCGCGGAATCCGTGAGCGTCGATCGCGCGGGCGCGGCGCTCGTGAGCACCGTCGCCGTCCGGGCGCTCTCTGCCAGCCCGCGCGACGGCATCGACGCCGGTGCCTGGATTCCCGGCGACAGCGACCCGCACGAGGAGCTGGTCGTCGCGGGGGCGCGACTCGCCCGCCGTCGCTTCGACGTCGACGCGACGACCGTCGCGGCCGCGGCCGGCGTCGATCCCGTCAGGGTCGTTGACGCCGAGGCGTCGCGGTGAACTGACTGCGAAAAACGAATCGCGCGGAGTGTCGGAGGGCCGTTCGATGGGGATTCAGGGAGTCATAGTGATTACTCTCGCTGTTTACCGCCGAACGCCACCACCGGTGACGGCGTTGGGCGGGAAGAGACGAGAGTACTCACTATCAGTCGGGACTCGATTAGTTCTGGCCGGGGGCGTTGCCTGAGTTCCCGGGCGCGCCGCCCGAGTTGCCGTTTCCGTTGCCCGAACTGCTGGACGACCCGCCGCCGGCTTCGGACTCGTCATCCTCGGCTTCCTCGTTCTCGGCCTCCTCGTCTTCGGTCTCTGCCTCTTCGGACTCGACTTCGTCGTCTCCGTCCTCGTCCTCATCCGCGGCCTGGGGTCCGCCGTCGCGGCCGCGGTCGTCGGTCTCGTTTTCGGTGTCGTCGTCGGGACCGGCCTGACCGGAGCGACCCGGCGCGTCGCCGGACCGACCGGGAGCGTCTGCGGCGTTACCCGCGCCGCCGCTCCGCGCGCTCTCGGACTGTCCCGGTGCGTCGCCGGAGCGGCCGGGCGCGTCGGCAGCCTGCCCAGGGGCGTTGCCGGAGTTGCCCGGGGCATCGTCGGCCGCTTCGGGCGTTTCGGTCTCGTTTTCGGCCGTCTCGTTCTCGCTGTTGTCGTCCTGCCCGGGGGCGTTGCCTGAGTTCCCGGGCGCTTCGTCGGCGTTACCGGGGTTGTTGCCGGTGACGAAGTCCGAGATGATCTGTCCCGGCGGGCCGTCGAAGCCGGCCGACTGGAGCGCGCTCACGAACCCGGCGACGGCCTGGCCGAAGGGCCCCTGCTGGGCGAACTCGACGGTCAGCCGCTCCGTGGTCGTCGCGGTCTCGTTCTCCGCGCTGGCGGTCACGGTGATCGTGACATTCTCCTGCGGGAGCGGGAGGGCGACCTCGCCGTCGGCGTCGGTCGCGTACGTGCCCGTGCCCGAGTAGTCGCCGTCGGCCTCGATCTCGACGGTGGCGTTCTCGACCGCGTCGTCGCCGTGCGTGACGCGCACGAAGACGCCGTCGTCGTTCTGGACCGCCGAGACTTCGAGCTTCGCGTAGCCGGCGAGCTCGGACGTCGTCTCGGCGCTCGCACCTTCGACGCTCGCGGTCACCGTCACCTGCTGGGTATCTTCGGGCTGGTCCAGCGTGACGGTGCCGTTGGCGTCGGTGGCGTAGGTCCCCGCCTCGGAGTAGTTCTCCTCGCCGGTGACGTTCACGGTGGCGCCCTCGACGACCTCGCCGTACTGGGTGACCGTCACGGTCGCCGTGCCGTCGTCGCTCTGTTCGACGGCGACGTCAAGGGACTCGGAGAGCGGCACCAACTCGACGCTCGCGCTCGCGTTCGCGCCGTTGGCGCTCGCTTCGACGGTCACCGAAACCGTCTCGTTCGGGTTCGGCAGGGCGACCTCGCCGTCGGCGTCGGTCTCGTAGCTCCCGTTCCCGTCGTAGGCCGTCTCGGAACTGACCGCGACGGTCGCGTTCTCGATCGCCTGGTCGTACTGCGTGACGGTTATCGTCGCCGTGCCGTCGTCGTTCTGCGCCGCGGAGACGGCGAGTGCGTCCTCGCGGGGGCGCAGTTCGACCTGCTGGCTCGCGTTGACGCCGTCGCTGGAGGCGTTGATCGTCACGGTGACTGTCTCGGCCGGCTCGGGGAGCACGACGGTGCCGTCGGCGGCTGTCGTGTACGTCCCGTTGCCCGCGTACGCGCTTTCCCCTGTGACTTCGACTGTCGCGTTCTCGACTGCGCTCTCGTTTGCGGTCACGGTGACGACTGCCTCGCCCGTCTCGGGGCGCTGGTCGACGTCGACCGCGAGTCCGGTCGCCGCGCTCGCGGCCGACGGGACGACGGCCATCCCGAGGACCACGAACGCCGCGACGAGTGCGAACGTGCTGCGGTTCATTGCACTCGGCCGTTACACCGTATCCATCATAAACCGGGAACTCGCTCAGCCCGTCTTCCCGCCGATTTAGCCCGATTTAGCCCGATTTAACGGTCTTTGGACTCGGTTCGGCGGGCTGGCCCAGCGAGCGGAGTGCTGAGGCTATGGTGTGGGATGGTAATAATCGAGAGCGGTGCGCTCGCTTGGGCGAGCGCGTCGCTCTCGGTGTGTGATGAGTGTAGTATGAGTGGTGAGGCGGCGAGTCAGTGTTCCCAGAGGATCGCTCACTCCAGTACTTGCTGACACGCTGGCAGGCTTAACTTCCGTGTTCGGGATGGGTACGGGTGTTTCCCTGCCGCTCTGGCCGCCTTCAAGCCGACTGATGGAATCGAACCATCTTGAACTGCTCGGTATCGAACAGTTCGTCGACCACTGTCGGTGGCGTCTCGCTGATCGGTCCGATGGATTCGACCGTGTGTAGTGCGCGCAATCCAGTTACCGCCTGAACCCGCTCGCACGGTGGTTCGTGAGCGTCTCACGTACCAGTCGTGTTGCGGTTCTGTCTGACACTCAAGTCTCGATATGAGTGTGGCTTTGGACTGTTAGTGCTCGCGGGCTCACACCTCGTTGCCTCGGTGCGTACACCCCGAGTCTATCGAACTCGTCTTCTACGAGTGTCCTCGGTGGTACCTCTTTTTGAGGTGGGTTTCGAGCTTAGATGCGTTCAGCTCTTACCCCGTGGTGCGTGGCTGCTCGGCATCTGCCCTCTCGGACAACCGATACACCAGCGGCACCCAGTCGTAGTTCCTCTCGTACTATACGACCGTTCCTCGCAGGTACCAATACACCCCCAATAGATAGCAGCCGACCTGTCTCACGACGGTCTAAACCCAGCTCACGACCTCCTTTAATAGGCGAACAACCTCACCCTTGCCTGCTTCTGCACAGGCAGGATGGAGGGAACCGACATCGAGGTAGCAAGCCACCCGGTCGATATGTGCTCTTGCGGGTGACGACTCTGTTATCCCTAAGGTAGCTTTTCTGTCATCAACGGGCCCCATCCAGGAGCCTCGTTGGTTCGCTAGACCACGCTTTCGCGTCAGCGATCCTCGTTGGGAAGATCACTGTCAGACTTCCGTTTGCTCTTGCGCTCTTCTCCGGGTTTCCGACCCGGATGAGGAAATCTTTGGGCGCGCTCGATATCTTTTCGAGCGCGTACCGCCCCAGTCAAACTGCCCGGCTACCGGTGTCCTCCGCCAGGAGTGAGGGTCGCAGTCACTAACGGGTAGTATTTCAGGAGTGTCTCGGTGGCCCGCTAGCGCGGGTACCTGTGTAATGACTCCTACCTATCCTGCACGTTAGCGACCACGTCCCAGCGACAGCCTGCAGTAAAGCTCTATAGGGTCTTCGCTTCCCCTTGGGGGTCTCCAGACTCCGCACTGGAACGTACAGTTCACCGGGCCCAGCGTTGGGACAGTGACGCTCTCGTTGATCCATTCATGCAAGCCGCTACTGAAGCGGCAAGGTACTACGCTACCTTAAGAGGGTCATAGTTACCCCCGCCGTTGACGGGTCCTTCGTCCTCTTGTACGAGGTGTTCAGATACCCGCACTGGGCAGGATTCAGTGACCGTACGAGTCCTTGCGGATTTGCGGTCACCTATGTTGTTACTACACAGTCGGAGCGTCCGAGTCACTGCGACCTGCTCGATGAAAAGCAGGCATCCCTTCTTCCGAAGGTACGGGACTAACTTGCCGAATTCCCTAACGCCGGTTGGTCCCGACAGGCCTTGGCTTTCGCTGCCTGAGCACCTGTGTCGGATCTCGGTACGGTCACCGTGCGCCTTTTCACGGGCTCTCGGTACCAGCGACTTGCGCTGTCTCGCGATTCGATCGCTTCTTGCCGTTACGGCGTCCACGATCTTCCACGATTCGACGGGGCGAAGGCCCCGCTCGCTGTTTCCCAAAGCGTCGGCGTGATGCACGGTGGCACTGGAATATTAACCAGTTTGCCAATTGTCCTAGTCGAGTTACGGTAGGACTTAGGACCGGCTAACCCTCGGCTGAGTGGCAGTGCCGAGGAACCCTTGCTCGTTAGGCCGTCGGGGTTCGCACCCGACTCTCGCTGCTACTGTGACCAGGATTTTCGTTACTAATCGGTCCACGCGAGCTCTCGCCCGAGCTTCCGCCCGATCAGTACGCCAAGCCTACTAAGTCGCCCTGTGATGGGCGTTGCCAGGTCTCGGTGGTGGATTTGAGCCCCGATCATTTTGGGCGCCTCGAACCTCGGCCGGTAAGCTGTTACGCTTTTCTTAGAGGGTAGCTGCTTCTAAGCTCACCTCCCGGCTGTTTAGGGCTCGAGACCACCTTCGGTTGCACTTAATCCACACTTGGGGACCTTAACCCGGCTCTGGGTTGTCTCCCTCACGGACCACAGGCTTACCCCGCAGTCCGGATTCCCGACGTCTACGGCGTCTGCAAGTTCGGAGTTCGACAGGATGGCCGACTCCTCTCGGAGGCGGGTCATCCAATCGGTCGCTCTACCTCGCAGACTACCTCGGTCGAGGTCATGCTTCGACATGTTTCGGCTGGAACCAGCTGTTGCCGAGTTCGATGGGCCTTTCACCCCTACGCACGGGTCACGAGAGGGTATTGTAGGACACCAACTCTTGCAGGCCTCCACGCAGCTTTCGCCACGCTTCACCTTGCCCGCGCGTAGATCACTCGGTTTCGGGTAGCATCACTATGACTCCCCGCGCTTGAACACGGTGGCCCTGGCACAAAGTGCTGCGGCCATATCGGTTTCCCTGCGCCTGCCTGGATGATCCAGTTAGGCTTGCCATAGGGATGCACTCCCTGGGTCGTTTTTCAAAACGCACGACGTGACACCGGCTTCCTCAGGTTTCTACTGGTGGGTCGCCCCACGGTCGTTTTCTTGAGGACCTTTTGTGCCGCGTCGTTCTATCACTGACTGAGTTCAGGCCCTATTGCACCGCCCTGTTCGGGGTGCTTTTCAGCGTTCGCTCACGCTACTTGTTCGCTATCGGTCTCGAGGAGTGTTTAGTCTTCGCAGTTGATGCCTGCGATGTTCACGAGGAATATCCAATCCTCGCTACTCTGGAGCTGACCCAGAGACTCGCTCTCACGATACGGGGCTGTCACCCTGTATCGCACTCCGTTCCAGGAGATTTCTCGTGAGAGCGTGTCTCATTATGGTCAGTCCGAACACCACATTGCCCGTGAGGGCTTCGGTTTGGACTGTGTCGTGTTCACTCGCGGTTACTAGCGACATCGCGGTTGCTTTTTGTTCCTGCTCCTACTGAGATGTTTCAATTCGGAGCGTTCCCCATTGCGCGAGGCAATTGCGGTGGGGATTCCCATTCGGAGATCCCGAGTTCTTAGTCTCCGTGCGACTCCCTCGGGCTTTTCGCAGCTTGGCACGTCCGTCGTCGGCTCTCGAGCCGAGCCATCCACCAGCCAGTACAGTAGCCAACGGTATTGAGTGTCGTTGGAACCAGTCTCGCCTGGGTAGGCGAGACCGTCTGTTAGGTGCCTATCGTAGTGATAGGCGGTGTGTCTGTCTTCCGACAGACGGACTGTCCGTAGTGGACAGTATACTGGTACAGTGATCTGTGACGTCCACGAGCCGTTCGTGTGAACGGGTTCAGTGGGCGTCTGGATTGCGCGCGTACACACGGTCGTCATTGCACGTCCGGTGGCGGCCGGAGCGTGCGTCGAACCCTTCCCATCCGCGCTTTCACGGGATGGTGCATCAGTTCGTTGGGATCTCATCCTCGCGCTGTCTCCCACTTAAGGGATGTGTTTCGCGATGATGAGCGCCCAAGTATGGACCCGCTGGGATTTGAACCCAGGGCGTCCTCCTTGCAAAGGAGGTGCTCTACCGCTGAGCTACGGGCCCTGTTAGCCTTGGTGGTTCTAAGGTGCCTGTCCGGTCGATCTGGTACACGATCCACGCGATGAGTGAAAGTGAGCCAGGCGCGTCGGCCTGGTCTCGGTCTGTAGGAGGTGATCCAGCCGCAGATTCCCCTACGGCTACCTTGTTACGACTTAAGCCCCCTTGCGAAGCCCAGATTCGACCATCGTGAGATGGCCTCATCCGGACCTCACTCGGGTGCTTTGACGGGCGGTGTGTGCAAGGAGCAGGGACGTATTCGCCGCCTTCTTGTGAAAGGCGACTACTACCGAATCCAGCTTCGTGAGGGCGAGTTTCAGCCCTCAATCCGAACTACGACCAAGTTTCGGAGATTAGCGTCCTCTTTCGAGGTTGCAACCCATTGTCTTGGCCATTGTAGCCCGCGTGTAGCCCAGCTCATTCGGGGCATACTGACCTACCGTTGCCCGTTCCTTCCTCCAGTTTGGCACTGGCAGTCCTCCTAATGTACCCAGCCAGTCGAGACTGCTGCTGGCAATTAGGAGTGCGGGTCTCGCTCGTTGCCTGACTTAACAGGACGCCTCACGGTACGAGCTGACGGCGGCCATGCACCTCCTCTCTACAGCGTCGTGGCGAGGTCATCAACCTGACCGTCATCACTGTAGTCGGAGCTGGTGAGATGTCCGGCGTTGAGTCCAATTAAACCGCAGGCTCCTCCGGTTGTAGTGCTCCCCCGCCAATTCCTTTAAGTTTCATCCTTGCAGACGTACTTCCCAGGCGGTTCGCTTCTCGGCTTCCCTACGGCACAGCACTGGCGCGTAGCCAGTGCCACACCTAGCGAACATCGTTTACGGCTAGGACTACCCGGGTATCTAATCCGGTTCGAGACCCTAGCTTTCGTCCCTCACCGTCGGATCCGTCTTCTCGAGGTGCTTTCGCCATCGGTGGTCCGTCCGGGATTACGGGATTTCACTCCTACCCCGGACGTACCCCTCGAGCCTTCCGGTCCCAAGCCTCGGAGTTTCCGCCGGACGCCCACGCGTTGGGCGCGTGGATTTCCCGACGGACTTTCGAGGCCGGCTACGGACGCTTTAGGCCCAATAAGATCGGCCATCACTTGGACTGCCGGTATTACCGCGGCGGCTGGCACCGGTCTTGCCCAGTCCTTGTTCCAGCACCACCCTACGGTGCTGAAAAGCGAGGACGATATGCCCTCGCACTCGGAGTCCCCTTATCGCACTTGCGTGCAGTGTAAAGGTTTCGCGCCTGCTGCGCCCCGTAGGGCCCGGAATCTTGTCTCAGATTCCGTCTCCGGGCTCTTGCTCTCACAACCCGTACCGATTATGGGCACGGTGGGCCGTTACCCCACCGTCTACCTAATCGGCCGCAGCCACATCCTCTAGCACCGTAGTGTTTGCAGCTCTCGGCATTCCAGCGTGAGAGCGGTATCACGGGTTAGCCTCAGTTTCCCGAGGTTGTCCGTGTCTAGAGGGTAGTTTGGCCACGTGTTACTGAGCTATTTGCCGCGAGTCTGAACTCGCGCGACTAGCATGGCTAAATCGGACTCCGATAGCAATGGCCTCCGGCAGGATCAACCGGAATGGGTCTCTCCCCGTGTGGGGAGAGGGGTGTGGCGGGATTTCCCATCAGAAGATGGGAGAATCACCATATATCATTGCGTGGTCCGTGTGGTTCGGATCGACCAGACAGGTGTCACCGAACCACCAAGGCTAACATCAGATCCCATCTGTACGGCGGACCGCAGGGGTGGAATCCTCATATCGTGTCCGACTCAAGCGAAACGGCGGATGGGTATAAACCCGTTGGATCCGTTTCGCCCCACGGCGCGATGGTCCGCGGCGGTCGGAAAGCGAGCGCGAGCGGAGTTCAACCGCCCGCAGTCGCGTTGTGTTCTTCGCATTACCGTCTGATGCGAGGGTCGTACTTAACCCCGTTGATTCCGAACGATCTCCGAAAATTCCTGTGAGATATGTGTGATCGTCTAACACCGCGGCCGAACGACGACATCGAGTGACCGTTCGCCCACCCGTGTCCGGGCGCGAGTCACGCGTGCTCGCGCACGATGATGAAGAGAATTCGGTCGTCCCGTTCTTTATAACGGGGGCCTTTATAAGGGAGGGCAGAGATAATAAAAACAGAGCATGAGTTCGCCGGCAGATTCAATCGAGATTCAGAACGTTGTCGCATCGACCGGAATCGGCCAGGAGCTCGACCTCGAAGCGCTCGCGGAGGACCTCCCCGGAGCCGACTTCAATCCGGACAACTTCCCCGGGCTCGTCTACCGGACCCAAGAGCCGAAGGCCGCCGCGCTCATCTTCCGCTCGGGCAAGATCGTCTGCACGGGCGCAAAGAGCATCGACGACGTCCACGAGGCCCTCGGCATCATCTTCGAGAAGCTCCGCGGACTGCAGATCCCCGTCGACGAGGACCCCGAGATCACGGTCCAGAACATCGTCTCCAGCGCGGACCTCGGCCACAACCTCAACCTCAACGCGCTCGCGATCGGGCTCGGTCTCGAAGACGTCGAGTACGAGCCCGAGCAGTTCCCCGGGCTCGTCTACCGGATGGACGAACCCGAGGTCGTCATCCTCCTGTTCGGATCCGGTAAGATCGTCATCACGGGCGGCAAGCGGACCGACGACGCCGAGACCGCGGTCGAAGAGATCGTAAAGCGGATCGACGACCTGGGCCTGCTCGGATAGGATTACCGTGACCAATCGGACGTTCCAGCGAGGTGTGAGAGTGTGACCCAACGGGAGGGTGTCGCGCCGCCGAACCGATGACCGCGCGGGAGGATATCGCGTTCCTGGCCGGCTCGGAACTCCGCGTGGAGGCGCTGTTCGCGCTCCGCTCGGAGACAGCCACGCCGACGGAGTTGGCCGAGCGCTGCTCGTGCGCACGCGAGACTGCCCAACGGACCATCTCGGCGTTCGTCGACCGCGGGTGGGCCGAGAAGGTCTCGACGGCCGAGGGCTATCGCCTGACGCGCGCCGGCGGACTCGTCGCGAGCGGCTACGAGGACTTCGAGAGGTGCGTTGCGGTCTCGAAGGAGTACCGCGAGTTCCTGGTCCACCTCAGCGGCGTCGACCCGGACCTGAGCTGCCGTGAGCTCGACGCGCTCACCCTCACGCGGGCGACCACCCAGAACCCCCACGCGCCGATCAATCGGTTCCGAGACGTCGTCGGCGACGAGCCGGTCGAGGAGTTTTTCGGGATCACGCCGATCGTGAGCCGGATGTTCAACGAGGCCGCGGCGCGGGTCATCGGCCCCGACACCCGGATCGACCTTGTGATCGACGAGAGCGTCCTCACCGCCTCCGCCTCGGAGTTTCCCGAGGCGCTCGAACGCGCCGAACGGCTCGATCAGTTCACGCTCTACGTCTCGCCTGAGACGCTGGAGTTCGGGCTGATGCTCGTCGACGGTCACGCCTACCTCGGCGCCTACGACGACGGGACCCTCGTCGCGAGCGTCGACGGTCGGACCGACGCCTTCCGAGAGTGGGCGGCCGACACCTTCGAGCGGATCCGCGAGCAGTCAAAGGCGAGATTGTAGGGCTTCTGAAGCTCAGAATCCAGGGCCGACGAGATCGGCCGAGACAGACCGAGGCGAGGACCTCACTCGTCGATGTCTTCGAGCAGGACTTCCTTGACGACTTCGGGATCTTCGAGCAGCTGGTGTTTCGTGTAGCTGCCCTCGGCGCTCCCGCCGCTGTGTTTGGACTGTTCGATGATGTCGAGGAAGGCGTGTTCCTTGAGCAGATCGCGCACCCGGCGCAGTGAGAGCGTGTCGGAGCCCTGGCCGTCGCAGATGTTCTCGTAGACCTCGTAGACGCGACTCGTGCGGAAGCCCTCCTGCCGCTCGCTCGACAGCGAGAGGATGGCCAGCGCCTGGAGGACGTACCGGGAGTGCGGCGTCGAGCCGCGGATGAGCTCCCTGAAGCGGTCGGTCTCGGCGCGCTCGCGCGCCTGGGTGACGAACTCTTCGCGGACGGTCTGGGCGCCCTCGGACTGTGCGATCTCGCCCGCATAGCGGAGGATGTCGATCGCCTTGCGGGCGTCGCCGTGCTCCCGCGCCGCCAACGCCGCCGCGCGCGGGATCGTCGAGGGGTCGAGGACGTCGTCGCGGAAGGCGTCCGACCGCGCGTCCATAATGTTCCGGAGTTGGTTCGCGTCGTAGGGCGGAAAGACGAACTCCCGCTCGCAGAGGCTGGATTTGACCCGCTCGTCCATCCGGTCTTTGTACTGGATCTTGTTGCTGATCCCGATCACGCCGAGCTTGCACTGCTCGATCTTGCCGGCCTCGCCCGCTCGCGAGAGTTGCATCAGGATGTCGTCGTCCGAGAGCTTGTCGATCTCGTCGAGGATGATCAACACGACGTCGTACTGCGCGTCGAGGATTCGCCAGAGCCGCTTGTAGTAGGTCGACGTGCTGAGGCCCTTGTCGGGGA
This is a stretch of genomic DNA from Halobellus sp. MBLA0158. It encodes these proteins:
- a CDS encoding TATA-box-binding protein; amino-acid sequence: MSSPADSIEIQNVVASTGIGQELDLEALAEDLPGADFNPDNFPGLVYRTQEPKAAALIFRSGKIVCTGAKSIDDVHEALGIIFEKLRGLQIPVDEDPEITVQNIVSSADLGHNLNLNALAIGLGLEDVEYEPEQFPGLVYRMDEPEVVILLFGSGKIVITGGKRTDDAETAVEEIVKRIDDLGLLG
- a CDS encoding Cdc6/Cdc18 family protein; this translates as MPNTSDDLFTREDPIFANKELLEINHLPGEGRIVGRDDEISDLAAAVNPAIFGQSPSNVLIYGKTGTGKSLCAKYVSQRLVDTAGEEDVEATFAYVDCAQDTTETQAVQTIADSVNESGATGIKVPDKGLSTSTYYKRLWRILDAQYDVVLIILDEIDKLSDDDILMQLSRAGEAGKIEQCKLGVIGISNKIQYKDRMDERVKSSLCEREFVFPPYDANQLRNIMDARSDAFRDDVLDPSTIPRAAALAAREHGDARKAIDILRYAGEIAQSEGAQTVREEFVTQARERAETDRFRELIRGSTPHSRYVLQALAILSLSSERQEGFRTSRVYEVYENICDGQGSDTLSLRRVRDLLKEHAFLDIIEQSKHSGGSAEGSYTKHQLLEDPEVVKEVLLEDIDE
- a CDS encoding helix-turn-helix transcriptional regulator; amino-acid sequence: MTAREDIAFLAGSELRVEALFALRSETATPTELAERCSCARETAQRTISAFVDRGWAEKVSTAEGYRLTRAGGLVASGYEDFERCVAVSKEYREFLVHLSGVDPDLSCRELDALTLTRATTQNPHAPINRFRDVVGDEPVEEFFGITPIVSRMFNEAAARVIGPDTRIDLVIDESVLTASASEFPEALERAERLDQFTLYVSPETLEFGLMLVDGHAYLGAYDDGTLVASVDGRTDAFREWAADTFERIREQSKARL